The candidate division KSB1 bacterium region CATCCAACACCACGCCTCCCCCGATGGTCACCGGCGGCGAGTACTGACGGATCACAAAGCGATCCCGGCGGCGTGCGGTGATGAGTTCTTCAAGTCGCAATTGGGCGAACGCGGATTCTCCGGGGACGATCTCGCTCCCCTCTAACAGCCTAACCCTGGCCATAAGCTCCCGCGTGCCGACATGGAGGCGCACACGGGCATTGTGGTGCAGTGGGCGTGCGGCACCCGCAAGTAGACGCAGACGCACGTCCAAAAATGTTGTCGGCATGAAGTAGCCTGGGGTCGCCAAGACGTCGCCGCGCTCCACGTCCTCCTTGTGAATGCCACCCAAATTCAAGGCCGCCCTGTCGCCGGCCCGAACCACATCCACCTCGCGTCCGTGGCTCTGCAGGCCGCGCACACGCACCCTACGCTGCTTGGGGTGAAGCTCCAGCTCATCTCCCACCCTGACCGACCCGGAAAGCACCGAGCCGGTGACCACCGTGCCAAACCCCTTCACCGTAAACGAGCGGTCCACCGGCAGCCAGAACAGTCCCTGGTCATAGCGGGGCGGAGTCTGGGCAATGAGCTCTTCAATGGCAGCACGGAGCTCCTGCATCCCCTCCCCGGTCACGCTTGAGACGGCAATGATGGGTGCTCCGTCAAGAAAGGTGCCTTTCACTAGCTCCCTGATGTCTGCAGTGACCAACTCCTGCCACTCGCGGTCCACCAAATCAATCTTCGTCAAGGCGATTATGCCCCTCCTGAGCCCGAGCAGGGAGAGAATATCCAGATGTTCGCGGGTTTGCGGCATCACCCCGTCGTCAGCTGCCACCACGAACAGCACGGCGTCCACCGTGCTTACCCCGGCCACCATGTTTTTCACGAAGCGCTCGTGACCGGGCACGTCGATAAAGGCAGCCCTTTCGCCCAAGAACGCGAAGCCGAGGTCGATGGTAAGCCCGCGCTCCTTTTCCTCTTTCAGCCTGTCCGGATCAGTCCCGGTGAGGGCTTTCACCAGGGCCGATTTGCCGTGGTCAATGTGACCGGCCGTACCTATGATGACGTGTGCCATTGCATTCTTTTTCCTGTGCTCAATGTGTTGCTTAAATTACAGCTTTCGCAGAGAAATGCAAGGGAAAAATTGTACCGAAACTCTGCCCACCGCACTGTCATTCTTTCCGGCATTATGTCCGCAGACAGGCACCATAGATGTATGATAACAGCGTCGCAAAGATGACCGTAAATGAGCAGGGCCAAGGCCTAGACGAGATGAGGGAGGTGTGAGAAGCAATGAGCGCCACAAGACCAGCGCAGGTCACAATTGATGAGGTGAAAAAGTATTGGAACGAGAACGTCATCGGCATCGAGGTGACGGATAAGGAACCGGGCACGCCGGAATTCTTCGATGACCTTGAGCGCTACTATGACATGAAATACCGTGAGGAAGAACCTTACGCTCGTCATCGGGACTTTGCGGGAAAGAAACTCCTCGAGGTGGGGTGCGGATGGGGTAGAGACCTCGTCAAGTATGCGCGAAATGGTGCCATTGTCACCGCCGTGGACCTGACGGAGAGCGGTGTGGCTCTTGCCCGTAAGTACCTGGAATACCGAGGCCTGCAGGGGGAGGTGCGAGTGGCAAGCGCTGAGGACCTCCCTTTCCCGGACAACTCCTTCGATGTGGTTATTTGTATCGGCGTGTTGATGTGTACGCCAAACATCGAGAAGGCCATCGATGAAATATACCGGGTGTTGCGCCCAGGGGGCGAGGCTGTTATCATGCTCTACCACAAGTGGTCGTGGTACAATTTCCTCGTCCGCGTTTCCGGGATCGGGTACGAGACGCAAGGGGTAGATGCGCCGCTCATTGCTACGCACTCGCGCCGGGACGTGCGTCGGCTTTTTCGCAAGTTCTCGACGATCAAGATCCATATGACCGGCTTTCCCATGAAGACCGTAAAACGACATGGATTTCTGGTGGGCGTTTACAACTCTGTCTTTGTGCCCCTTTTCAACGCACTGCCCAGGTGGCTAACCAGGCCCATCGGTTGGCACATCTACATTGATCTGACCAAGTGAGCGATAGGCGAGGAGGTGATTCCTTGGCGTTCTCGAAGGAAAGCCAACAGTATTGGGACACGTACGTTAATGACATCGAGGTGGCCCAGCACGAGGTGGGCACGCCCGAATTCTTCGAGGATTTGCGTGTCTTCCGGTATGACCCGGACCGCATGGGGTACATGTTGGATGAGATCCGGCGATTGGGCGCGGCCCACCCGCAAGGTCGAGTGTTGGAAGTAGGATGTGGGCCCGGGACGGACCTGCGGCAGCTGGCAGCGGTCGGTCTGTACCCTGTAGCCATTGACATGACGCTGAATGGCGCGCGCCTGGCCAAACAGCATCTCCGCACGTTTGGCCTCCCCGGCCAGGTGATTGTCTGTGATGCGGAAAAGCTCTGCTTCCGGCCAGAGTCCTTTGACGCCGTGTGGTCGGCGGGTGTGCTCCACCATGTAGACGACACCGAGGCGGCGATCAGCGAGATCCACCGCGTGCTCAAAGAAGGCGGAACATTTGTTGCAGTGCTCTATCACAAGTACTCTTGGCTTTACTTTCTCTCGAAACTTTTTCACGTCAAGATCGAGCACACCGATGCCGAGGCGCCCATTATCAAAACCTACTCCAAAAAGAAGGGTGCCGCGTTATTGAGTCAGTTCAGGAATGTAGAGGTCTACCT contains the following coding sequences:
- the selB gene encoding selenocysteine-specific translation elongation factor, coding for MAHVIIGTAGHIDHGKSALVKALTGTDPDRLKEEKERGLTIDLGFAFLGERAAFIDVPGHERFVKNMVAGVSTVDAVLFVVAADDGVMPQTREHLDILSLLGLRRGIIALTKIDLVDREWQELVTADIRELVKGTFLDGAPIIAVSSVTGEGMQELRAAIEELIAQTPPRYDQGLFWLPVDRSFTVKGFGTVVTGSVLSGSVRVGDELELHPKQRRVRVRGLQSHGREVDVVRAGDRAALNLGGIHKEDVERGDVLATPGYFMPTTFLDVRLRLLAGAARPLHHNARVRLHVGTRELMARVRLLEGSEIVPGESAFAQLRLEELITARRRDRFVIRQYSPPVTIGGGVVLDATPPPHRRFRREVLEQLAALEKDTPEETVLALLRARPLRPLSTAELAKGTGFALAALEELLARMVHAGSLIRLGSERQSMYALPAAVEDVRRGIAEQLRLYHQQFPLKPGMPRAELRDAVSRDLDQALFAAAVEALGCEGTVKESGGTVALATHRIVLSAADQALRDRLVQELRAAGFTPPDTAELAKKVGCRQADAERVLSALHAMGEALRLEEGIYLPRETVDQARRMLAGYFVDHEELTVSTFREMLGTTRRYALPLLLHFDEQGITERRGEARVLKNKPEK
- a CDS encoding class I SAM-dependent methyltransferase; this encodes MSATRPAQVTIDEVKKYWNENVIGIEVTDKEPGTPEFFDDLERYYDMKYREEEPYARHRDFAGKKLLEVGCGWGRDLVKYARNGAIVTAVDLTESGVALARKYLEYRGLQGEVRVASAEDLPFPDNSFDVVICIGVLMCTPNIEKAIDEIYRVLRPGGEAVIMLYHKWSWYNFLVRVSGIGYETQGVDAPLIATHSRRDVRRLFRKFSTIKIHMTGFPMKTVKRHGFLVGVYNSVFVPLFNALPRWLTRPIGWHIYIDLTK
- a CDS encoding class I SAM-dependent methyltransferase; translated protein: MAFSKESQQYWDTYVNDIEVAQHEVGTPEFFEDLRVFRYDPDRMGYMLDEIRRLGAAHPQGRVLEVGCGPGTDLRQLAAVGLYPVAIDMTLNGARLAKQHLRTFGLPGQVIVCDAEKLCFRPESFDAVWSAGVLHHVDDTEAAISEIHRVLKEGGTFVAVLYHKYSWLYFLSKLFHVKIEHTDAEAPIIKTYSKKKGAALLSQFRNVEVYL